The following coding sequences lie in one Meles meles chromosome X, mMelMel3.1 paternal haplotype, whole genome shotgun sequence genomic window:
- the NDUFB11 gene encoding NADH dehydrogenase [ubiquinone] 1 beta subcomplex subunit 11, mitochondrial — MAAGLLGWSGRRLLAVAATRGLPAARVRWESSSARAVIAPSAVAGKRTPEPTVRWQEDPDPEDENLYEKNPDSHGYDKDPVVDLWNMRVVFFFGFSIVLVLGSTFIAYLPDYRMQEWARREAERLVKYREANGLPIMESNCFDPSKIQLPEDED; from the exons ATGGCGGCCGGGCTGTTGGGTTGGAGCGGTCGCCGCCTTTTGGCAGTAGCGGCGACGCGAGGGCTCCCAGCCGCCCGCGTTCGCTGGGAATCCAGCTCGGCCAGGGCCGTGATCGCCCCGTCGGCTGTGGCTGGAAAGCGGACGCCGGAACCGACCGTACGCTGGCAGGAGGACCCAGATCCGGAGGACGAAAACCTCTacgagaag AACCCAGACTCCCACGGTTATGACAAAGACCCTGTTGTGGACCTCTGGAACATGcgggttgtctttttctttggctTCTCCATCGTCTTGGTCCTTGGCAGTACCTTTATAGCTTATCTGCCTGATTACAG AATGCAGGAGTGGGCCCGCCGAGAAGCTGAGAGGCTTGTTAAATACCGAGAAGCCAATGGCCTCCCCATCATGGAATCCAACTGCTTTGACCCCAGCAAGATCCAGCTACCAGAGGATGAGGACTGA
- the RBM10 gene encoding LOW QUALITY PROTEIN: RNA-binding protein 10 (The sequence of the model RefSeq protein was modified relative to this genomic sequence to represent the inferred CDS: deleted 1 base in 1 codon), which yields MVVEAPAPFSSSPFCAGDCGRPGVGGSGFPGEGSALGASPLPALPTFCLRPRTWRWCGPAPAELGELEEVAARRGDVREPSLDSPGREESLQEASPRLADHGGSSGGGWEVKRSQRLRRGPSSPRRPYQDMEYERRGGRGDRTGRYGATDRSQDDGGENRSRDHDYRDMDYRSYPREYGSQEGKHDYDDSSEEQSAEDSYEASPGSETQRRRRRRHRHSPTGPPGFPRDGDYRDQDYRTEQGEEEEEDEEEEEEEKASNIVMLRMLPQAATEDDIRGQLQSHGVQAREVRLMRNKSSGQSRGFAFVEFSHLQDATRWMEANQHSLNILGQKVSMHYSDPKPKINEDWLCNKCGVQNFKRREKCFKCGVPKSEAEQKLPLGARLDQQTLPLGGRELSQGLLPLPQPYQAQGVLASQALAQGSEPSSENANDTIILRNLNPHSTMDSILGALAPYAVLSSSNVRVIKDKQTQLNRGFAFIQLSTIVEAAQLLQILQALHPPLTIDGKTINVEFAKGSKRDMASNEGSRINAASVASTAIAAAQWAISQASQGGEGAWATPEEPAVDYSYYQQDEGYGGSQGTESSLYAHGYLKGTKGPSITGTKGDPSGAGAEASLDPGADPVSLQAFSRAQPGAAPGIYQQSAAEASGSQGAAANSQPYTIMSPAVLKSELQSPTHPSSALPPATSPTAQEPYSQYPVPDVSTYQYDETSGYYYDPQTGLYYDPNSQYYYNAQSQQYLYWDGERRTYIPALEQSADGHKETGAPSKEGKEKKEKHKTKTAQQIAKDMERWARSLNKQKENFKNSFQPISSLRDDERRESATADAGYAILEKKGALAERQHTSMDLPKLASDDRPSPPRGLVAAYSGESDSEEEQERGGPEREEKLTDWQKLACLLCRRQFPSKEALIRHQQLSGLHKQNLEIHRRAHLSENELEALEKNDMEQMKYRDRAAERREKYGIPEPPEPKRRKYGGMSAASVDFEQPTRDGLGSDNIGSRMLQAMGWKEGSGLGRKKQGIVTPIEAQTRVRGSGLGARGSSYGVTSTESYKETLHKTMVTRFNEAQ from the exons ATGGTGGTCGAAGCGCCGGCTCCCTTCTCGTCGTCGCCATTTTGTGCTGGTGACTGCGGCCGGCCGGGAGTAGGCGGCAGTGGGTTTCCTGGGGAGGGTAGCGCGCTTGGCGCTTCTCCCCTCCCCGCTCTTCCAACCTTCTGCCTCCGGCCTCGGACTTGGCGGTGGTGCGGGCCGGCTCCGGCTGAGCTGGGAGAGTTG GAGGAGGTGGCGGCGCGCCGAGGTGATGTCCGGGAGCCCTCCCTTGACAGCCCGGGCCGAGAAG AGTCCCTGCAGGAGGCATCACCCAGGCTGGCAGATCATGGTGGCAGCAGCGGGGGTGGCTGGGAAGTGAAACGGAGCCAGCGGCTGAGGAGGGgccccagcagcccccgcagGCCCTATCAGGACATGGAGTATGAAAGACG AGGTGGCCGTGGGGACAGGACTGGCCGCTATGGAGCCACTGACCGTTCGCAAGATGATGGCGGGGAGAACCGCAGCCGAGACCATGACTACCGGGACATGGACTACCGCTCGTATCCTCGCGAGTACGGTAGCCAGGAGGGCAAGCACGACTACGACGACTCGTCCGAGGAGCAGAGTGCAGAG GATTCCTACGAGGCCTCCCCGGGCTCCGAGACTCAGCgtaggcggcggcggcggcacagGCACAGCCCCACCGGCCCGCCAGGCTTCCCCCGAGACGGCGACTATCGGGACCAGGACTATCGGACCgagcaaggggaggaggaggaggaggatgaggaggaggaggaggaggagaaggccagTAACATCGTCATGCTGAGGATGCTGCCACAGGCAGCCACTGAGGATGAC ATCCGGGGCCAGCTGCAGTCCCATGGAGTGCAAGCACGAGAGGTCCGGCTGATGCGGAACAAATCCTCAG GTCAGAGCCGGGGCTTCGCCTTCGTCGAGTTTAGTCACTTGCAGGACGCTACACGATGGATGGAAGCCAATCAG CACTCTCTCAACATCCTGGGCCAGAAGGTGTCCATGCACTACAGCGACCCCAAGCCCAAGATCAATGAGGACTGGCTGTGTAATAAG TGTGGTGTCCAGAACTTCAAACGCCGTGAGAAGTGCTTCAAATGTGGTGTGCCTAAGTCAG AGGCAGAGCAGAAGCTGCCCCTGGGCGCAAGGCTGGATCAGCAGACGCTGCCACTGGGTGGACGGGAGCTAAGCCAGGGCCTGCTCCCCCTGCCACAGCCCTACCAAGCCCAGGGAGTGCTGGCTTCCCAGGCCTTGGCACAGGGCTCGGAGCCAAGCTCGGAGAACGCCAATGACA CCATCATTTTGCGCAACCTGAACCCACACAGCACCATGGACTCCATCCTGGGGGCCCTGGCACCCTACGCGGTGCTCTCCTCCTCCAATGTTCGTGTCATCAAGGACAAGCAGACCCAACTGAACCGTGGCTTCGCCTTCATCCAGCTCTCCACCATCGTG gagGCAGCCCAGCTGCTGCAGATCCTGCAGGCCCTGCACCCGCCACTCACCATCGACGGCAAGACCATCAACGTTGAGTTTGCCAAGGGTTCTAAGAG GGACATGGCCTCCAACGAAGGCAGTCGCATCAATGCTGCCTCTGTGGCCAGCACTGCTATTGCTGCGGCCCAGTGGGCCATCTCACAG gcctcccagggtggggagggtgcCTGGGCCACCCCCGAGGAGCCAGCGGTCGACTACAGCTACTACCAACAGGATGAGGGCTATGGCGGCAGCCAGGGCACAGAGTCTTCCCTCTATGCCCATGGCTACCTCAAGGGCACCAAGGGCCCCAGCATCACTGGAACCAAGGGGGACCCATCTGGAGCAG GTGCAGAGGCCTCTCTGGATCCCGGGGCCGACCCTGTGTCACTGCAGGCTTTCTCCCGCGCCCAGCCTGGTGCCGCCCCTGGCATCTACCAGCAGTCAGCAGCCGAAGCGAGCGGCAGCCAAGGCGCCGCTGCCAACAGCCAG CCATACACCATCATGTCACCTGCTGTGCTCAAATCTGAGCTCCAGAGCCCCacccatcccagctctgccctgccACCGGCCACCAGCCCCACTGCCCAGGAGCCCTACAGCCAGTACC ctgTTCCTGACGTCTCCACCTACCAGTATGATGAGACGTCTGGCTACTACTATGACCCCCAGACTGGCCTCTACTATGACCCCAACTCCCAG tATTACTACAACGCTCAGAGCCAGCAGTACCTGTACTGGGACGGGGAAAGGCGGACCTACATCCCTGCCCTGGAACAGTCGGCCGACGGGCATAAGGAGACCGGGGCCCCCTCGAAGGAGGgtaaagagaagaaggagaagcacaaAACCAAGACAGCCCAACAG ATTGCCAAGGACATGGAACGCTGGGCCCGCAGCCTcaacaagcaaaaagaaaacttcaaaaacagCTTCCAGCCCATCAGCTCCCTGCGAGACGACGAGAGGCGGGAGTCAGCCACCGCAGATGCCGGCTACGCCATCCTTGAGAAGAAG ggagcACTAGCGGAGAGACAACACACCAGCATGGACCTCCCAAAACTGGCCAGCGACGACCGCCCA AGCCCACCTCGGGGCCTGGTGGCAGCCTATAGCGGGGAGAGCGACAGTGAAGAGGAGCAGGAGCGCGGGGGTCCGGAACGGGAGGAGAAGCTCACTGACTGGCAGAAGCTGGCCTGTCTGCTCTGCCGGCGCCAGTTCCCCAGCAAGGAGGCGCTCATCCGCCACCAGCAGCTCTCCGGGCTCCACAAG CAAAACCTTGAGATTCACCGGCGAGCCCACCTGTCAGAAAACGAGCTCGAAGCACTGGAGAAGAACGACATGGAG CAAATGAAGTACCGGGACCGTGCGGCCGAACGCAGAGAGAAGTATGgcatccctgagcccccagagCCCAAGAGGAGGAAGTACGGCGGCATGTCCGCAGCTTCTGT GGACTTCGAGCAGCCCACGCGGGATGGGCTGGGCAGTGACAACATTGGCAGCCGCATGCTCCAGGCCATGGGCTGGAAAGAGGGTAGTGGCctgggccgcaagaagcagggcATTGTGACGCCCATCGAG GCCCAGACACGGGTGCGGGGTTCCGGCTTGGGTGCCCGAGGCAGCTCCTATGGGGTCACTTCAACCGAGTCCTACAAGGAGACACTGCACAAGACAATGGTGACCCGCTTCAACGAGGCCCAGTGA